TCCACGATGGCGGCGATGGTGTCGCTCAGCGCCTCGCGGATCTCCTGGGAGGTGATGTGAATCGTCTTGGGCAGGCCGGCCACGGAGTCGCGGCCCTTGACCTCCATCGAAAGCTCCTCGTCGAGGGGGTAGGCGGAGCCGATGCGCATCTTGATCTCTTCCGCCGTGCGTTCGCCGATCAGCAGGTTGTACGCCCGTTTCATGTAGTTGACGATGGCGGCGTCGAGCTCGTCACCGGCGACGCGTATTGATTTGGAGAATACAATGCCGGAGAGCGAGATGATGGCGATCTCGGTCGTGCCGCCGCCGATGTCCACAATCATGTTGGCGGCCGGTTCGTCGATGGGAAGGCCGACACCAATCGCGGCAGCCATGGGCTCCGGAATGGTGATCACATCTCGCGCGCCTGCATGCGTGGCGCTGTCCTTGACCGCACGCTTCTCGACTTCTGTGATGCCGGAGGGGATCGCAATCACCACCCGTGGCGCCACGCGGAGCGAGTTGTTGTGCACCTTGCGGATGAAGTACCGAAGCATGGCCTCGGTCACGTCGAAGTCGGCGATGACGCCGTCCTTCATCGGGCGAATTGCGGTGATGTTACCCGGCGTGCGCCCCAGCATCCGCTTGGCCTCATCCCCTACGGCGCGGACCTTTCGGGAGGTGGTGTCGATGGCGACCACGCTGGGCTCGCGCAGCACGATGCCCTTGTCCTTGACATACACCAGGGTGTTTGCAGTGCCGAGGTCGATGCCGATGTCGTTGGAAAAGTAGCCGAACAAGTTGGCAGCCATGATTTGGGGACGGAAATGGCGACGGGTACGCCGAGTAAAGAATCGCGCTTCCTTGCCGTCTGTCAAAGGGGAAAAGCAAATCTGGAACCGGTCGG
This portion of the Opitutaceae bacterium genome encodes:
- a CDS encoding rod shape-determining protein produces the protein MAANLFGYFSNDIGIDLGTANTLVYVKDKGIVLREPSVVAIDTTSRKVRAVGDEAKRMLGRTPGNITAIRPMKDGVIADFDVTEAMLRYFIRKVHNNSLRVAPRVVIAIPSGITEVEKRAVKDSATHAGARDVITIPEPMAAAIGVGLPIDEPAANMIVDIGGGTTEIAIISLSGIVFSKSIRVAGDELDAAIVNYMKRAYNLLIGERTAEEIKMRIGSAYPLDEELSMEVKGRDSVAGLPKTIHITSQEIREALSDTIAAIVDAVRTTLERCPPELSADLVDRGFVMAGGGSLIRGIDRLLSEKTGLPVTVADDPLSAVANGTGAVLNDLNWVMQNM